From a single Novipirellula caenicola genomic region:
- a CDS encoding PSD1 and planctomycete cytochrome C domain-containing protein → MIRQIASAFLRPLGSNVALVLASFGLCGAMGSITARLDAAEVAADTAKTPPPAAVDFTKQVQPILAKRCFACHGPDKAEGGISFAEQESAFAEAESGEYAIVPGDVDASMLVARITTDDEFERMPPDGDPVTASEAELLSQWIAQGAAWGTHFAFEPMGNPDPPQVAYPLWNENPIDAFLYASLDQAGLKPNASADRRTLVRRAYYDLTGLPPSPSEVDAFVNDDSPDAFSELVDRLLQSPHYGERWGRHWLDLVRYAESNSFERDNPKPNAWKYRDYVIKSFNDDKPYDQFVREQLAGDELDTVTTESLTATGYYRLGIWDDEPADPVQARFDEMDDLITTTGQAFLGLTINCARCHDHKIDPIPQSDYYSMLSFFEDVTRYATRGDAVENNQIDVTSAELKARYHENDEARKKIEAAMHEIEQAGIVKMSAPDQRATEGPRRERDKILKEKLKDHLSAEQWREYESLRKQLRDNQRELKQLPPRDSVMGLAKYPADPGKTFVMFRGNPHSPGDEVQPSFPEIFETAIAEVPATSKVTRVDAFNNRSLGRRRVLADWIASEDNRLTARVMVNRIWQFHFGRGIVRSSNNFGQLGTPPTHPELLDWLAQTFVDNGWKIKDMHRMIMNSQAYQMSSASHEQGLAIDPANDLFWRFDPRRLSAEEVRDSILAVNGSLNRSVYGPSFYEKLSAEVLAGQSRPGQGWGDSPEEQRNRRSIYIHVKRSLLTPLLTAFDFPDPDLTCEARFATLQPGQALSLLNSDFIHEQSAMFAKSIDAANIGNAEVVRRAVNAAFAREATEAEIADGVALIEKLTSTDGITRDRAVSLYCLTVMNWNEFLFLD, encoded by the coding sequence ATGATTCGACAAATCGCCTCCGCTTTTCTTCGTCCGCTCGGCTCTAACGTGGCCCTCGTGTTGGCGAGTTTTGGTTTATGCGGAGCGATGGGAAGCATTACGGCGCGTTTGGATGCAGCCGAGGTGGCTGCTGACACAGCGAAGACGCCGCCACCTGCGGCGGTTGATTTCACCAAACAGGTGCAACCGATCTTGGCCAAGCGGTGCTTCGCCTGTCATGGTCCGGATAAAGCCGAAGGCGGAATTTCGTTTGCGGAACAAGAATCCGCGTTTGCCGAAGCCGAGTCTGGCGAATACGCGATTGTCCCCGGTGATGTGGACGCCAGTATGTTGGTCGCGCGAATCACCACCGACGACGAATTTGAACGCATGCCACCCGATGGCGATCCCGTGACCGCGTCCGAGGCGGAGTTGCTCTCACAATGGATCGCCCAGGGAGCCGCTTGGGGAACACACTTTGCATTCGAGCCAATGGGGAATCCGGATCCGCCGCAAGTCGCCTATCCGCTTTGGAATGAAAACCCGATCGACGCGTTCCTTTACGCTTCGCTTGATCAAGCCGGTTTGAAACCGAACGCTTCGGCAGACCGCCGAACGTTGGTGCGGCGAGCCTACTACGATTTGACCGGTCTGCCGCCATCGCCGTCGGAGGTGGATGCGTTTGTCAACGATGATTCCCCGGATGCATTCTCGGAACTGGTGGACCGATTGCTTCAATCACCTCATTACGGTGAACGTTGGGGACGCCATTGGTTGGACTTGGTCCGCTACGCCGAATCCAACTCGTTCGAACGCGACAACCCAAAACCAAATGCTTGGAAGTATCGAGATTATGTCATCAAGTCGTTCAATGACGATAAACCGTACGACCAATTCGTCCGCGAACAACTAGCGGGTGACGAACTCGACACCGTTACCACCGAATCGCTGACCGCAACCGGCTACTATCGCTTGGGGATTTGGGATGACGAGCCTGCCGATCCCGTGCAAGCTCGTTTCGACGAGATGGATGACTTGATCACGACGACCGGGCAAGCCTTTCTGGGGCTGACGATCAATTGTGCTCGATGTCATGACCACAAGATCGATCCGATCCCGCAAAGCGATTACTACAGCATGCTGTCGTTTTTCGAGGATGTGACTCGCTATGCGACTCGTGGCGACGCGGTTGAGAACAACCAAATCGATGTCACCTCCGCAGAGCTCAAAGCCCGTTATCACGAAAATGACGAGGCTCGCAAGAAAATCGAAGCCGCGATGCACGAAATCGAGCAAGCCGGAATCGTCAAAATGTCCGCTCCGGATCAACGCGCGACCGAAGGGCCTCGTCGTGAACGCGACAAGATCCTTAAGGAAAAACTGAAAGACCACCTCAGCGCCGAACAGTGGCGTGAATACGAATCGCTTCGCAAACAATTACGCGACAACCAGCGAGAACTGAAGCAGCTGCCGCCACGCGACTCAGTGATGGGGTTGGCGAAATACCCGGCGGATCCTGGCAAAACGTTTGTGATGTTTCGCGGCAATCCCCATTCGCCTGGTGACGAGGTGCAGCCGTCATTTCCTGAAATCTTTGAGACGGCCATTGCTGAGGTCCCGGCGACTAGCAAGGTCACACGCGTTGATGCGTTTAACAACCGTTCGCTTGGCCGCCGCCGTGTATTGGCGGATTGGATCGCCAGCGAAGACAACCGGCTGACCGCTCGCGTGATGGTCAATCGAATCTGGCAATTCCATTTCGGACGCGGCATCGTTCGCAGCAGCAATAATTTTGGCCAACTCGGAACGCCGCCGACGCATCCAGAGTTGCTTGATTGGTTGGCTCAAACGTTTGTCGACAACGGCTGGAAAATCAAAGACATGCATCGCATGATCATGAATAGCCAGGCCTATCAAATGTCGTCGGCGAGTCACGAGCAGGGGTTGGCGATCGATCCGGCAAACGATTTGTTTTGGCGGTTTGACCCGCGTCGTCTGAGTGCCGAAGAAGTTCGTGATTCGATTCTGGCGGTCAACGGATCACTGAACCGGAGCGTTTATGGCCCAAGTTTCTACGAGAAATTGTCGGCCGAAGTGCTCGCTGGGCAATCTCGACCAGGCCAAGGTTGGGGCGACTCACCCGAGGAACAACGCAATCGACGCAGCATCTATATCCATGTCAAGCGATCGTTGTTGACTCCACTGTTGACTGCGTTCGATTTTCCAGATCCCGACCTGACCTGTGAAGCTCGCTTTGCCACGCTGCAGCCTGGGCAAGCGTTGTCGCTGTTGAACAGTGACTTTATTCACGAACAATCCGCCATGTTTGCCAAGTCGATTGATGCGGCGAACATCGGCAACGCCGAAGTGGTCCGGCGAGCTGTGAACGCCGCGTTCGCTCGAGAAGCGACCGAGGCCGAGATTGCCGATGGGGTGGCGTTGATCGAGAAATTAACATCGACCGATGGAATTACACGCGATCGGGCGGTCAGCTTGTATTGTCTGACGGTGATGAATTGGAACGAGTTCCTGTTTTTAGACTAA
- a CDS encoding DUF1501 domain-containing protein — protein MTKRDNFCGRTRREFLWQTGGGFGAAAMASMLGADGFFDQATASESDAPFVNPLAAKPPHFAPKAKSVIFLFMYGGPSHIDTFDYKPNMIGMDGKTVDVKTFGRGGHKSGGRIVEPRWKFKQHGECGKWVSSLFPNVANHVDDIAFLHSMTADSPIHGSAMLMMNSGRILSGNPAMGSWLTYGLGSVNENLPGFVVMLDPSGGPISGAKNWSSGYMPATYQGNVFRVEGAPILDLAPPSDLPEGVQRQLIDSIQKANNRHLVSRESNSDLSSRIASYELAYKMQSAAPEAVDLSSEDAKTIAMYGADQEPTRDFGKRCIIARRLVERGVRFIQLYSGGAHNDHNWDAHGNLEDNHNKHAGATDKPVAALLADLKQRGMLDETLVVWGGEFGRQPTAEYAEGSGRDHNAYGFTMFMAGGGIKGGISHGTTDELGAQAAENPLHVKNLHATILHQMGLDPNHLSYFYGGLEQKLVGVEHVEPIHEIIA, from the coding sequence ATGACCAAACGAGACAACTTCTGCGGCCGCACTCGTCGCGAATTCTTGTGGCAAACCGGCGGCGGCTTCGGTGCTGCGGCGATGGCGTCGATGCTCGGGGCCGATGGCTTTTTCGATCAAGCGACCGCATCAGAATCCGATGCCCCGTTTGTGAATCCTTTGGCGGCAAAACCACCGCACTTCGCACCAAAGGCGAAGTCGGTGATCTTTTTGTTTATGTATGGCGGGCCTAGCCATATCGATACGTTCGATTACAAACCGAACATGATCGGTATGGATGGCAAGACGGTCGACGTGAAAACGTTTGGTCGCGGAGGGCACAAAAGCGGCGGCCGCATCGTCGAACCGCGTTGGAAATTTAAACAGCATGGCGAATGCGGAAAGTGGGTCAGTTCGCTGTTTCCCAATGTCGCAAACCATGTCGATGACATCGCATTTTTGCACTCGATGACCGCCGATTCGCCGATCCACGGATCCGCGATGTTGATGATGAACAGTGGCCGAATTCTCTCAGGCAATCCCGCGATGGGATCATGGTTGACTTACGGGCTCGGCAGCGTCAATGAGAACCTGCCTGGTTTCGTCGTGATGCTTGACCCCAGTGGCGGACCGATCAGCGGCGCGAAAAACTGGAGCAGTGGCTACATGCCCGCCACATACCAAGGCAACGTGTTTCGCGTCGAAGGGGCTCCGATCTTAGATCTCGCCCCTCCAAGCGATCTGCCCGAGGGAGTGCAGCGGCAATTGATCGATTCGATCCAAAAAGCAAATAACCGGCACTTGGTTTCTCGTGAAAGTAACAGCGATCTGTCGTCACGAATCGCCAGCTACGAATTAGCGTACAAAATGCAATCTGCGGCACCCGAGGCGGTGGATCTTAGCAGCGAAGACGCAAAAACGATTGCGATGTACGGCGCCGATCAAGAGCCGACGCGGGACTTTGGCAAACGCTGTATTATCGCACGACGGCTGGTCGAACGCGGAGTGCGGTTCATTCAGTTGTACAGCGGCGGGGCTCACAACGACCATAACTGGGACGCCCACGGCAACCTCGAAGACAACCACAACAAACACGCCGGCGCGACCGACAAACCGGTCGCGGCGCTGCTGGCCGATTTGAAACAGCGTGGCATGCTTGATGAAACGCTCGTTGTGTGGGGAGGCGAGTTTGGCCGACAACCCACCGCCGAATATGCAGAAGGGTCGGGCCGAGATCACAACGCGTACGGCTTTACGATGTTCATGGCAGGCGGCGGGATCAAAGGCGGGATCAGCCACGGCACGACCGACGAACTGGGGGCGCAAGCTGCAGAGAACCCCCTTCACGTCAAAAACCTGCATGCCACGATCCTGCACCAAATGGGACTCGACCCCAACCACTTGTCGTACTTCTATGGCGGCTTAGAGCAAAAATTGGTCGGCGTCGAACACGTCGAACCGATCCACGAGATCATCGCCTAG